From the genome of Triticum aestivum cultivar Chinese Spring chromosome 3B, IWGSC CS RefSeq v2.1, whole genome shotgun sequence, one region includes:
- the LOC123071781 gene encoding PHD finger protein ALFIN-LIKE 6 translates to MDGAGAGGAYVARTAEEVFRDLRGRRAGMIKALTEDVDKFFKLCDPEKENLCLYGYPNETWEVTLPAEEVPPEIPEPALGINFARDGMNEKDWLALVAVHSDSWLLSVAFYFGARFGFDKENRRRLFNMINNLPTIYEVVTGIAKKQSKEKTPNSSSKSSKPSMKVLSRVEPRAKAKVPAPKDEEESGEDEGDDEEEEHDNTLCGTCGTNDGKDEFWICCDNCEKWYHGKCVKITPARAEHIKHYRCPECTNGGSNSNKRVKT, encoded by the exons ATGGACGGCGCCGGCGCAGGAGGGGCGTACGTCGCGCGCACGGCGGAGGAGGTCTTCCGCGACCTCCGCGGCCGCCGCGCCGGCATGATCAAGGCCCTCACCGAAG ATGTGGACAAGTTCTTCAAGCTCTGCGACCCTG AAAAGGAGAACTTGTGCCTTTATGGATATCCCAATGAGACATGGGAAGTGACCTTGCCAGCTGAGGAAGTGCCCCCAGAGATCCCTGAACCAGCATTAGGAATCAACTTCGCTAGGGATGGAATGAATGAGAAGGATTGGTTGGCGCTAGTTGCAGTTCACAGTGATTCCTGGTTACTGTCCGTCGCATTCTACTTTGGAGCCCGCTTTGGCTTCGACAAAGAAAATAG GAGGCGACTATTCAACATGATAAACAACTTGCCCACCATATACGAGGTAGTGACAGGAATCGCCAAGAAGCAGTCAAAGGAAAAGACTCCCAACAGCAGTAGCAAGAGCAGCAAGCCCAGTATGAAAGTG CTCTCGAGGGTCGAGCCCCGTGCAAAGGCCAAGGTGCCAGCCCCCAAGGACGAGGAGGAGAGCGGCGAGGACGAgggggacgacgaggaggaggagcacgacaaCACCCTGTGCGGGACCTGCGGCACCAACGACGGCAAGGACGAGTTCTGGATCTGCTGCGACAACTGCGAGAAGTGGTACCACGGCAAGTGCGTCAAGATCACGCCCGCCCGGGCGGAGCACATCAAGCACTACCGGTGCCCGGAGTGCACCAACGGCGGCTCCAACAGCAACAAGAGGGTCAAGACAtga
- the LOC123071782 gene encoding uncharacterized protein gives MAARALLLRTTARCCSPLHSPSAAPRLHPRLRSHAAAPQLRFPALSFSASAASTSSHGPGGGDAGEGEDDKGAYENYLGMSDDELMAQCDMGTFKSSGPGGQHRNKRESAVRLRHHPTGIVAQAVEDRSQHKNRSSALSRLRTLIALKVRRPINLDNYTPPVELLQILPLKSTIRSKDVGSQIGPNNPKFSQGMQALLDLLFAVEGSVSEAAKILGLSTGALSRLILSDDSLRAAANELRASKGLKPLR, from the exons ATGGCCGCGCGGGCCCTCCTCCTCCGGACAACCGCCCGCTGCTGCTCCCCTCTCCACTCCCcatccgccgccccgcgcctgcaCCCGCGGCTCCGCAGCCACGCCGCCGCTCCCCAGCTCCGCTTCCCCGCGCTCTCCttctccgcctccgccgcgtccACCAGCTCGCACGGCCCCGGCGGCGGTGACGCCGGCGAGGGGGAGGATGACAAGGGAGCGTACGAGAACTACCTGGGGATGAGCGACGACGAGCTCATGGCGCAGTGCGACATGGGCACCTTCAAGtcctccggccccggcggccagCACCGCAACAAGCGCGAGTCCGCCGTGCGCCTCCGGCACCATCCCACCGGCATCGTCGCCCAG GCTGTGGAGGATAGGTCACAACATAAGAATCGATCATCTGCTTTGTCTCGGCTTCGGACCCTGATTGCTCTTAAAG TTAGGAGGCCGATAAACCTTGATAACTACACTCCTCCAGTTGAACTTCTTCAGATATTGCCACTGAAGTCTACCATTCGATCAAAGGATGTTGGTAGCCAAATTGGCCCAAATAACCCAAAATTTTCTCAA GGAATGCAAGCTTTATTAGATCTTCTATTTGCTGTTGAAGGTTCTGTATCAGAGGCAGCGAAAATTCTAGG CCTAAGCACTGGTGCCTTGTCAAGGTTAATTCTATCAGATGATTCTCTCCGAGCGGCTGCAAATGAACTACGAGCCTCCAAG GGACTGAAGCCACTAAGATGA
- the LOC123071780 gene encoding 2-C-methyl-D-erythritol 4-phosphate cytidylyltransferase, chloroplastic, translated as MELRLCLHLQLHLHSHARPPSAPTPPPCPAAVLLPVRRLRIGGSCGVARRRSTRRSQSAICAAEPDGAQGWEAVKERSVSVVLLSGGQGKRMGANMPKQYLPLLGVPIALHSLRTFCGMKEVKEVVVVCDPSYKNVFEGFVENLQIPMKFTTPGKERQDSVFNGLQEIDGDSELVCVHDSARPLVSSEDVKKVLEDAAVHGAAVLGVPVKATIKEANSDSFVVKTLDRKTLWEMQTPQVMKPNLLKDGFELVKRDGLEVTDDVSIVEYLKHPVYITEGSYTNIKVTTPDDMLLAERLMNDK; from the exons ATGGAGCTCCGCCTCTGCCTCCacctccaactccacctccactcCCACGCGCGGCCCCcttccgccccgacgccgcctccatGCCCCGCGGCCGTACTGCTTCCCGTCCGCCGCCTGCGGATTG GTGGGAGCTGCGGGGTTGCTCGGCGGCGGAGTACGAGGCGTTCGCAATCAGCCATCTGCGCTGCCGAACCGGACGGCGCGCAG GGCTGGGAGGCTGTCAAGGAGAGGAGCGTCTCGGTGGTCCTCTTGTCCGGAGGGCAAGGAAAGAGAATGGGG GCCAATATGCCCAAGCAGTATCTACCATTACTGGGAGTACCAATTGCACTGCACAG TTTAAGGACATTCTGTGGAATGAAGGAAGTGAAAGAAGTCGTAGTGGTGTGCGATCCGTCCTACAAAAATGTATTTGAAG GTTTTGTTGAAAACTTGCAAATACCTATGAAATTTACAACCCCGGGAAAAGAGAGACAAGACTCTGTTTTTAATGGACTTCAG GAAATTGATGGAGATTCAGAACTTGTTTGTGTCCATGATTCTGCAAGACCCTTGGTATCCTCTGAAGATGTAAAAAAG GTCTTGGAAGATGCTGCCGTGCATGGAGCAGCTGTTCTTGGTGTGCCTGTCAAAGCTACTATAAAGGAG GCCAACAGCGATTCTTTCGTCGTAAAAACCCTCGATAGGAAAACCCTCTGGGAGATGCAAACTCCACAG GTGATGAAACCTAATTTGCTCAAAGATGGTTTCGAGCTTGTTAAGAG GGATGGCCTTGAGGTCACTGATGATGTTTCCATCGTAGAATACTTGAAACATCCTGTTTATATCACTGAGGGCTCTTATACAAACATCAAG GTGACTACTCCTGATGACATGCTCTTAGCTGAGCGTTTGATGAACGATAAATAG